A DNA window from Jaculus jaculus isolate mJacJac1 chromosome 1, mJacJac1.mat.Y.cur, whole genome shotgun sequence contains the following coding sequences:
- the Spindoc gene encoding spindlin interactor and repressor of chromatin-binding protein isoform X2 — protein sequence MALRAEGAALDCFEVTLKCEEGEDDEEAVVVAVIPRPEPMLRVTQQEKTPPPRPSLLEAGGDGCEEPKQQVSWEQEFLVGNSPGGSGRALCMVCGAEIRSPSADTARTHILEQHPHTLDLSPSEKNNILEAWSEGVALLQDVQPEQPSLPSLESGQDGQPDPDSNLDPARMPAEIVVLLDSEDNPSLPKRIRPRGLRPLELPAAPVTEPGNKKLRGQRWKEPPGEEPVRKKRGRPNTKNLDPDPEPPSPESPTETFAAPAEVRHFTDGSFPPGFVLQLFSHTHLRSTDSKDCPKEAKAAGEGLPLLESSSSGYPCTDGGATSSQPLARLVQAPPGHQAGGSR from the exons ATGGCCCTCAGAGCCGAGGGGGCCGCGCTCGACTGCTTTGAGGTGACGCTCAAGTGCGAGGAAGGCGAGGATGATGAGGAGGCCGTGGTGGTGGCCGTAATCCCGCGGCCCGAGCCGATGCTCAGAG TGACCCAACAGGAGAAGACACCACCACCTCGACCCAGTCTGCTGGAGGCAGGTGGTGATGGCTGTGAGGAGCCCAAGCAACAGGTGTCTTGGGAGCAGGAGTTCCTGGTGGGGAACAGCCCAGGCGGCAGTGGTCGCGCATTGTGCATGGTGTGTGGGGCTGAGATCCGATCCCCGTCGGCAGATACCGCTCGCACACACATCTTGGAGCAGCATCCCCATACCCTGGACCTGAGCCCCTCAGAGAAGAATAACATCCTGGAGGCCTGGAGTGAGGGAGTGGCCCTTCTGCAAGATGTCCAACCTGAGCAGCCATCCTTGCCCAGCCTAG AGTCAGGCCAGGATGGCCAGCCAGATCCCGACTCCAACCTGGACCCTGCCAGGATGCCAGCAGAGATCGTGGTTCTCCTGGATTCTGAGGACAACCCGTCCCTCCCTAAGAGGATCCGGCCTAGAGGACTCCGTCCCCTCGAGCTGCCTG CTGCCCCTGTCACAGAGCCCGGAAATAAGAAACTTCGTGGTCAGAGGTGGAAGGAGCCCCCTGGGGAAGAGCCTgtcagaaagaagagaggcagacctAACACCAAAAATCTGGACCCTGACCCAG AACCTCCATCCCCTGAGTCCCCCACAGAGACTTTTGCAGCACCAGCTGAGGTCCGACACTTCACTGACGGCAGCTTCCCACCTGGCTTCGTCCTCCAGCTCTTCTCCCACACGCACCTCAGGTCCACAGACAGCAAGGACTGCCCCAAAGAGGCAAAAGCAGCAGGAGAAGGCCTGCCTTTGCTAGAAAGCTCTTCTTCAG